The following are from one region of the Candidatus Dadabacteria bacterium genome:
- a CDS encoding histidine phosphatase family protein, protein MILTLVRHGETEWNRLQKCQGASDIPLNETGKMQSRRLGEALKGERIDAIFSSGLSRAAETARAIAGHHGLDIGVKSEFREMDQGDFEGAQFSEIREKHSKEMEMWAKDPETFRIPGGESLGEVQARALRGVESLAANWPDGNIVVVTHNLTIISMLCLFTGEPLSVKKFRIDATSKTVVSCSGGGYRITAVNDTSHLDGAQ, encoded by the coding sequence ATGATTCTCACCCTTGTAAGACACGGAGAAACCGAGTGGAACCGCCTCCAGAAATGCCAGGGGGCAAGCGATATACCGCTCAATGAAACGGGCAAAATGCAGTCCCGCCGGCTGGGCGAGGCGCTGAAAGGGGAAAGGATAGACGCGATCTTCTCAAGCGGCCTGTCGCGCGCCGCCGAAACGGCGCGGGCAATCGCCGGACACCACGGGCTTGATATCGGAGTGAAAAGCGAATTCCGCGAGATGGACCAGGGCGATTTTGAGGGCGCGCAGTTTTCAGAAATACGCGAAAAACACTCAAAGGAAATGGAAATGTGGGCGAAAGACCCCGAAACCTTCCGCATACCGGGAGGCGAATCACTGGGCGAGGTTCAGGCGCGGGCGCTGAGGGGGGTTGAGAGCCTTGCGGCAAACTGGCCGGACGGCAACATTGTCGTGGTAACGCACAACCTCACCATCATCTCAATGCTGTGCCTCTTTACCGGCGAGCCCCTGTCGGTCAAAAAGTTCAGGATAGACGCAACCTCAAAAACAGTGGTTTCCTGCTCCGGCGGCGGGTATCGGATAACCGCCGTGAACGACACATCTCATCTGGACGGGGCGCAATGA